In Toxoplasma gondii ME49 chromosome X, whole genome shotgun sequence, a single genomic region encodes these proteins:
- a CDS encoding hypothetical protein (encoded by transcript TGME49_275460~Predicted trans-membrane domain (TMHMM2.0):28-47): MARQAIILDGGSGRRSPSERESRDRRPQLVTVAAALALLGLAAFLGAKRLTLPEENGKRLTVYRRFSRFIDDHRRHPRSQHAIDGFVSDQGDSLLGDADPANEHLPTEQPLSSVSARSELDAVGTVDVPEGLDPHEGSAQKQRRTKESESEGTAASTFAATLERRGPPDKWRLPHDVLTTESQLMPVGALGETRDFPTGTQGRRRPLLFYLLVTLAGARSLKHVLHLEGGTDPAAPSGPSPLAEIESEIPPVTLPEFTTVGGLVPAETTFFVPPLDIPPSETPPS; the protein is encoded by the coding sequence ATGGCGAGACAGGCGATCATTTTGGATGGTGGCAGTGGTAGGAGATCACCCTCTGAGCGGGAGTCAAGGGATAGACGACCACAGTTAGTTACTGTGGCTGCTGCATTGGCACTTCTAGGGTTAGCCGCATTTCTGGGCGCAAAGCGTTTGACGCTTCCTGAAGAGAATGGAAAAAGGCTCACAGTGTACCGACGTTTCAGCCGTTTTATAGATGATCATCGCCGTCATCCGAGATCGCAGCACGCCATTGATGGTTTCGTTAGTGATCAAGGAGACTCTTTATTAGGCGATGCGGATCCTGCAAATGAACACCTTCCGACAGAGCAGCCTCTTTCAAGCGTGTCAGCCAGGTCTGAACTGGATGCAGTTGGTACAGTTGACGTCCCTGAAGGCCTTGACCCACATGAAGGAAGCGCACAAAAACAGCGTCGGACGAAAGAGTCGGAATCAGAAGGCACAGCCGCATCTACATTTGCAGCTACGCTTGAGCGACGGGGACCCCCTGATAAGTGGCGCCTTCCTCATGATGTGCTGACAACCGAAAGTCAGCTCATGCCTGTGGGCGCCCTCGGGGAGACGAGGGATTTCCCAACGGGGACTCAGGGAAGACGACGTCCACTTTTGTTTTATCTCCTTGTGACCCTGGCAGGCGCACGAAGTTTGAAGCATGTTTTGCACCTGGAGGGTGGCACTGATCCTGCCGCACCGTCAGGTCCGTCCCCTCTGGCTGAAATAGAATCGGAGATTCCTCCTGTTACGTTGCCTGAATTCACGACAGTTGGTGGGCTGGTGCCTGCGGAAACAACGTTTTTTGTCCCGCCGCTCGACATTCCGCCTTCAGAGACCCCTCCAAGTTAA
- the GRA6 gene encoding dense granule protein GRA6 (encoded by transcript TGME49_275440~Predicted trans-membrane domain (TMHMM2.0):19-42:152-170), translating to MAHGGIYLRQKRNFCPLTVSTVAVVFVVFMGVLVNSLGGVAVAADSGGVRQTPSETGSSGGQQEAVGTTEDYVNSSAMGGGQGDSLAEDDTTSDAAEGDVDPFPALANEGKSEARGPSLEERIEEQGTRRRYSSVQEPQAKVPSKRTQKRHRLIGAVVLAVSVAMLTAFFLRRTGRRSPQEPSGGGGGNDAGNNAGNGGNEGRGEGGEDDRRPLHPGSVNEFDF from the coding sequence ATGGCACACGGTGGCATCTATCTGAGGCAGAAGCGTAACTTCTGTCCTTTAACTGTCTCCACAGTTGCTGTGGTCTTTGTAGTCTTCATGGGTGTACTCGTCAATTCGTTGGGTGGAGTCGCTGTCGCAGCAGACAGCGGTGGTGTTAGGCAGACCCCTTCGGAAACCGGTTCGAGCGGTGGACAGCAAGAAGCAGTGGGGACCACTGAAGACTATGTCAACTCTTCGGCGATGGGCGGTGGCCAAGGCGACTCGTTAGCTGAAGATGATACAACCTCCGATGCGGCGGAGGGCGACGTTGACCCTTTTCCCGCGCTGGCGAATGAGGGGAAGTCGGAGGCGCGTGGCCCGTCGCTCGAGGAAAGAATCGAAGAACAGGGCACAAGACGACGTTACTCCTCTGTTCAAGAACCACAAGCGAAGGTGCCTAGCAAACGAACACAGAAACGCCACAGACTCATTGGTGCTGTGGTGTTGGCAGTATCTGTGGCAATGCTTAccgctttctttcttcgaagGACTGGACGACGCTCTCCCCAAGAACCATCTGGGGGTGGTGGTGGAAATGATGCAGGCAATAATGCTGGGAACGGTGGGAATGAAGGCAGAGgtgaaggaggcgaggaTGACAGGCGCCCGTTGCACCCGGGAAGTGTGAATGAGTTTGATTTTTAA
- the GRA15 gene encoding dense granule protein GRA15 (encoded by transcript TGME49_275470~Predicted trans-membrane domain (TMHMM2.0):9-29:49-72) produces the protein MVTTTTPTPPGAPAVVPIFDVVYQLNPHVFRSRFSRRNRARRVASSKSRSIIRWLGYLTVLAAVILLGAYAVRRVSRDLSDSVRETRRGRRITGSVPPGTTRPRSESCTGTQVDGGCGADTSTDGKSESEQTENGEDSRFSTRTPIHVTASTSPFATRKAAEERSSSPRDRKVPEGAQLPTSSTPHAQRKDSGSDSRNPSTLIPSPGTNTFNMNFYIIGAGSSALDFIFPHTPDAQATVVSPPRSAAAAPTVETVPRVRTYSTPTTLTLPTAPATATSNHMHASATPSPPERPQNFRGGLMRQNGMVEGTSLTTTEAGMPAPLQSPQHIETEARLTYSNHLKSPHTPETPTVHSIDPVVGTSGHSVAVGSQSPAGGPPTDSRTPAALTPTSSSFSHADSLETSEHPQSGPSLHPLISGIQDAVQSQLPLSQQETLPVVENATFFGPQQTPPWMDETAAAAIPLAPSQPGSRTQPISSPHTLLSRSGGVSAVPGPPRTENPRQPQVPGENSYYSVPTERTISDPGPQRAGAAQADGIGAGGPRDTQSAVTP, from the coding sequence ATGGTGACAACAACCACGCCAACGCCACCCGGTGCGCCGGCAGTGGTGCCCATCTTCGACGTTGTCTATCAACTGAATCCGCACGTGTTTAGAAGTCGCTTTTCCAGGAGGAATCGCGCCAGGCGTGTTGCGAGCAGCAAGTCACGCTCGATAATTCGGTGGCTTGGGTATCTTACGGTGCTCGCTGCCGTCATTTTGCTAGGAGCGTATGCAGTAAGGCGTGTATCGCGCGATCTGTCCGACTCAGTGCGGGAAACACGACGAGGCAGGAGAATTACAGGCAGCGTACCTCCCGGGACTACCCGTCCCCGTTCAGAGTCTTGTACTGGCACACAAGTGgacggcggctgcggcgctGACACGTCAACCGATGGAAAGTCTGAGAGTGAACAGACCGAAAACGGGGAGGACTCACGCTTTTCCACCCGGACCCCTATTCATGTCACTGCATCGACTTCCCCATTCGCGACGCGCAAGGCGGCGGAAGAACGCTCTTCGAgtccgagagacagaaaagttCCGGAGGGTGCCCAACTCCCCACGTCGTCGACACCTCATGCACAAAGAAAGGACTCAGGTAGTGATAGCCGGAACCCATCTACACTCATACCTTCACCAGGTACCAACACGTTTAACATGAACTTTTATATTATCGGAGCAGGCTCTTCAGCGCTCGATTTTATTTTCCCGCACACTCCGGATGCTCAGGCTACAGTCGTCTCCCCCCCCCGCAGCGCGGCGGCCGCACCAACTGTCGAAACAGTTCCAAGGGTTCGCACTTACTCGACACCAACAACATTAACCCTACCAACGGCACCAGCGACCGCCACTAGCAACCACATGCATGCCTCAGCGACTCCCTCGCCACCGGAACGTCCTCAAAACTTCCGTGGGGGACTCATGCGGCAAAACGGCATGGTTGAGGGGACATCGTTAACGACTACCGAGGCTGGGATGCCAGCGCCGTTACAAAGCCCTCAACACATTGAGACGGAGGCGAGGTTAACGTACTCAAATCATCTCAAGAGCCCGCATACACCAGAAACTCCAACTGTCCACTCAATAGACCCCGTTGTCGGCACCAGTGGCCATTCCGTAGCGGTGGGATCGCAGTCTCCAGCCGGTGGACCTCCTACAGATAGCCGCACCCCAGCGGCACTGACCCCCACaagttcttctttctcacaTGCAGATTCTCTTGAAACCTCTGAGCATCCGCAAAGTGGACCGTCGCTTCATCCATTAATCTCCGGGATACAAGATGCCGTGCAAAGCCAACTTCCACTATCACAACAGGAGACTCTCCCTGTGGTAGAAAATGCGACTTTCTTCGGGCCGCAACAGACTCCACCGTGGATGGACGAaactgcagctgctgcaatTCCACTCGCTCCCTCACAACCAGGGTCACGTACACAACCCATCTCGTCTCCGCATACTCTACTTTCCCGTAGCGGCGGTGTGTCAGCTGTGCCAGGACCACCCAGAACAGAAAACCCTCGGCAACCACAAGTTCCAGGCGAAAACTCTTACTACTCTGTACCAACTGAGCGGACGATCTCTGATCCAGGTCCCCAAAGGGCGGGTGCGGCTCAGGCTGATGGTATCGGGGCTGGAGGCCCACGGGACACACAATCAGCGGTAACTCCATGA
- a CDS encoding hypothetical protein (encoded by transcript TGME49_275450), which produces MAFSLERAGEEWKGGCAEPRTSEQGIGEGAETCCFAYEPCTLSSLLTSSICSQGTSSTCASYLTSSHSVELPTASRTADAVFLQPTTRHGLAHAPSAFASSHSRNAAFCGFQDPEEGAGSFSTAPPSVPPFSAVQGRETEKKVEPVHLLARSAATVCREGYGGLPSSEEESRDEEREAGEETLAGEKAKDGGAKSHSGDEGCAEEAARGLPGTQVRHLWGLGYTLEHSRKKLSFEACHGSCSQPCNGTKGDVPVLRVIQDVRDEDVALAQNAAFCEELQTSCLRLSPFLKTPALSLFSSPRLFLPRPSFASSSSPPSPISATFSSPSSSAASSSGRRDAETGGGSYILYLEPSPSSPLHRVLDDNAKKVAEIWGPDPAHCYPPHCSLSGFFTCTDIDAVKQSLIALFRATPASEDRARGPGPAGETRGEEGADAAGKGDLCAASEKREADVYCGDCDDDVQRKMMRQEEEQGREMNMEVNRDREDGQRTLLGRAGSGVMSRETAGKKENACGEKEYTERVGETGVLPYKSLRSAYPKSFPSTPRERKERAARAESKEPRCFLGCVSPPRCQEGDASNLSGDHIVRRVRSERALHLIRSSAYSDPGEYALNPLEGKGIPPVVENACLSFSEPSDRETESRAALISSAVFPLFSESSPTSHKGDRVTRQKRGIVSDAFSFSESGEDLPPASIVSSLSAGSLPSVASSCEASAFPVSASHAPFLSSSLSPSDRSSKQTEASCRGPPLAGRRMLSGSPRRFLESPVSPHSVDAEDRRGDVKEEEEETLGRQEGKKTNAREEQNGKRQPLCTRTSVDRNREGKSDAGDSDPEAGENEEETSSREEENVVISTEDGYVVLCLSSTCLSQTLVRLKDHLRDAAQVQFRMKAGDHVTLASHRSDPKTREAIKHFYQSAFFGSRKLLRESTWDVVLFQLEKKAKNYLTDGRHRFSEVIRFPSFLRACPSSPCGSRCALTAASDGA; this is translated from the exons AtggccttctctctggagagggCGGGGGAGGAATGGAAGGGAGGATGTGCTGAGCCGCGAACTTCTGAACAGGGAATCGGCGAAGGCGCGGAAACCTGTTGCTTTGCCTACGAGCCTTGCacgttgtcttctctcttgacGTCTTCGATATGTTCGCAAGGGACTTCTTCCACGTGTGCCTCTTATCTCACGTCTTCCCACTCCGTCGAGTTACCGACTGCTTCCAGAACGGCAGACGCCGTGTTTCTTCAGCCCACCACCCGCCACGgtctcgcgcatgcgcccTCGGCTTTTGCTTCGTCTCACTCGAGAAATGCAGCTTTTTGTGGGTTTCAGGAccccgaagaaggcgccggTTCTTTCTCCACCGCACCTCCGTCTGTTCCGCCGTTTTCTGCCGTCCAAGGACGCGAAActgagaagaaagtggaacCCGTCCATCTCTTGGCGAGGTCGGCGGCAACTGTATGCAGAGAGGGCTATGGCGGCTTGCCGAGCTCTGAGGAGGAGagccgagacgaagagcgagaagccggggaggagacactcgctggggaaaaagcaaaagacGGCGGAGCGAAGAGCCacagtggagacgaaggctgCGCGGAAGAAGCTGCGCGAGGGCTACCTGGAACTCAGGTGCGACACCTGTGGGGTTTGGGATACACGCTTGAACACAGCCGCAAGAAACTGAGTTTCGAAGCTTGCCACGGGTCTTGCTCCCAGCCCTGCAACGGAACGAAGGGAGATGTGCCTGTGCTTCGAGTGATCCAAGACGTACGAGACGAAGACGTAGCTCTCGCGCAAAACGCAGCTTTCTGTGAGGAGCTGCAGActtcgtgtctccgtctctcgcccTTCTTGAAGACGCCGgcactgtctctcttttcgtctcctaGGCTGTTCCTTCCACGgccttctttcgcctcctcctcgtcgccgccgTCGCCCATATCTGCcaccttctcctctccttcctcgtcagctgcctcttcgtccggacggcgagacgcagagacaggcggcggGTCGTACATCCTCTACTTGGagccgtcgccttcgtctcctctccaccgCGTCCTTGACGACAACGCAAAGAAAGTTGCAGAAATCTGGGGACCGGACCCCGCCCACTGCTACCCCCCTCACTGTTCGCTCTCCGGCTTCTTCACGTGCACAGACATAGATGCCGTCAAGCAGTCTCTCATTGCTCTCTTCCGAGCGACGCCTGCGTCGGAGGACAGAGCGCGAGGTCCAGGACCCGCGGGCGAAAcgcgcggagaagaaggtgctGACGCggcaggaaaaggagaccTGTGTGCCGCGagtgaaaaacgagaagctgACGTCTACTGTGGGGACTGCGACGATGATgtgcagaggaagatgatgcgacaggaagaggagcaggGCAGAGAAATGAACATGGAAGTCAACAGAGATAGAGAAGACGGACAGCGGACGCTTCTGGGTCGCGCCGGGAGTGGGGTGATGAGCCGAGAGACAGCcggcaagaaagaaaacgcgtgTGGGGAGAAAGAATACACAGAAAGGGTCGGTGAAACGGGGGTACTCCCGTACAAATCGCTTCGTTCAGCGTATCCAAAGTCGTTCCCGTCGACgccgagggagaggaaagaaagggcTGCGAGAGCGGAGAGTAAAGAACCAAGGTGTTTCCTGGGCTGTGTGTCGCCGCCTAGATgccaagaaggagacgcgtcCAACCTTTCCGGCGACCACATCGTGCGGCGCGTGAGATCCGAACGCGCGCTCCACCTCATTCGGAGTTCGGCCTACTCCGATCCTGGGGAGTACGCACTCAATCCGTTGGAGGGGAAGGGAATTCCACCTGTCGTAGAGAACGCGTGTTTGTCGTTTTCTGAACCAAGCGACCGAGAAACTGAGTCCCGCGCTGCTCTAATATCTTCTGcagtctttcctctcttctccgaaTCGTCGCCGACCTCTCACAAGGGTGACCGCGTCacaaggcagaagagaggtaTCGTCTCCGAcgctttttctttctcagaAAGTGGCGAAGACCTTCCGCCTGCTTCTATtgtctcgtcgctctctgcgggttctctcccctctgttGCCTCTTCGTGTGAGGCCTCggcgtttcctgtctcggcttcccATGCACCCTTTCTgtcctcctcgctgtcgccaTCAGATCGGTCGAGcaaacagacagaggcgtCGTGTCGAGGTCCACCTCTCGCGGGTCGTAGAATGCTGTCGGGGTCGCCACGGCGGTTTCTGGAGTCACCTGTCAGTCCCCACAGTGTCGACGCAGAGGACAGAAGGGGGGACgtgaaagaagaggaagaggagacactgggGAGACAAGAAGGCAAGAAGACCAATGCTCGTGAGGAACAGAACGGGAAACGCCAGCCCCTGTGCACAAGGACGAGCGTCGaccgaaacagagaggggaagtctgacgcgggagacagcgacccggaagcaggagaaaatgaggaagaaacgtcctccagagaagaagaaaatgtgGTGATTAGCACAGAGGACGGCTACgttgttctctgtctctccagcacTTGTCTGTCGCAGACTCTAGTTCGCCTAAAGGACCATCTCCGGGATGCAGCTCAGGTTCAGTTTCGCATGAAGGCGGGAGACCATGTCACGCTTGCCTCCCACCGCTCTGACCCCAAGACAAGAGAAGCCATCAAACACTTCTATCAGAGT GCGTTTTTCGGGAGCAGAAAATTGCTGCGGGAGAGCACGTGGGATGTTGTGCTCTTTCAACttgagaagaaggcgaaaaatTACCTCACCGACGGTCGCCATCGGTTCTCAGAAGTGATCCGTTTCCCGTCGTTTCTCCGCGCATGCCCGTCGTCTCCGTGCGGTTCGCGATGTGCGTTGACCGCTGCCAGCGACGGAGCTTAA